In Spodoptera frugiperda isolate SF20-4 chromosome 13, AGI-APGP_CSIRO_Sfru_2.0, whole genome shotgun sequence, the following are encoded in one genomic region:
- the LOC118270246 gene encoding protein polybromo-1 isoform X8: MSKRRRASSGASRGADLDDSDDGIELSNPGPPPSARKRKKLDPGEICQQLYDTIRSYKKEDGTLLCDSFIRAPKRRQEPQYYEVVSQPIDLLRVQQKLKTDTYEDIEELSADIELLVNNAKAFYKPDTVEYRDAVDLWKLYMQTKQALENGEDIKIPKLSRNGSSSRRSDVAEDLSETSTNNEEDNVFEELFNAVMTANSDGRPLYSAFQFLPSKRRYPEYYSIIDSPIDLKTIAQKIQCGEYSNLTELEKDLLLMVRNACHFNEPGSQIYKDAKTLKKVILQVIQMRKQEIDQHGRSGPAKTSERIRSKRTSRVGPVPNSKALAIMEPPGSDTEPDVKHSEDSAGESDEEKNENEDSPQWKLLETIKNHLGPNGLEAFWKLPSRRAYPDYYKEIKNPVSLNQIKNKIRRGNYGTLSEVAGDMNIMFENAKQYNIPTSRLYKDAVKLQRIMQQRVQELLDIVQSSSSDDESLSSVKNQAQQTPRPRGRPRLNPVQGASAPSPISTPVKSNLPLKKKLHYVSKQLVEFTCSDGRQPMLLFMEKPSKKLYPEYYNVIEKPIDMITIEANIKNDRYNSIDEMVSDFRLMFSNCRQFNEEGSMIYEDANLLERVMNEKLKEVQSGFEKKTPLKVSKVAKHRQLSPFEQKLRTLYDAIRDYRDPKGWCFKRLQTNRQLALIFMKLPSKIEYPDYYELIKNPIDMEKIAHKLKNNVYGSVNELASDFILMFDNACKYNEPDSQIYKDALILHRVCLQTKQMLREDDDAVPDVPAAVQELLLNLFTSVYNHQDEEGRCYSDSMAELPEHDEAANGEKVRAISLDLVKRRLDKGLYKRLDHFQQDMFAVFERARRLSRTDSQIFEDSVELQSYYIDQRDQLCRGTLQSPALAFTRDTMATSVELVKQCKLLQENEDEDETRSSTDDSMPSGGAPLLMTAYRKGDFVYVQPDKGNKEPGIVQVERVWTNNEGVPCMYCIVYYRPHETFHVRTRKFLQQEVFKTEAHRVVPLDQVVGHCYVMNVKEYFKFRPEGFADKDVYVCESRYNTKLRWFKKIKVWEGAEKEVTLTPREVPLEPNRTVSVFRERVEKHKDELAELEVLENVHEKERPDVVMYNPLGTDDENTYYEQYNTVCSGVIKTGDYVYVVTDGGKQMIAQVDTIWETGDNKCYFRGPFLIFPSEVANIINKPFYKQEVLLTTMHDTSPLVGIVGKCSVLDYDDYLKCRPTEISESDVYVCESVYDESNRIARKLKSGLRKFEHTKDVTVDEIYFFPKPLGPPALATPQEVQSTSSAFTQKQFNPNTNSMDSIDVKPQFTNLINTTIGSQDVEMILENSLDDSSLASPATPLSIGGNSNPYNPSMTATPTQERSNSTATPASSKKKKDNKQKIVTGYILYSSEVRRAIVANNPESTFASKDKSFRLGEISRIVGNEWRSLPASTKQSWEERAARCNEETSARLAEEMRELAQHTPMETTYECAWDTCDYQFEDLADCMEHCIGDGGNMIGTFIETKKPKLEPGHVQQHYRGTLTEYPCVWRNCARVRKGQAPFPNLPRLLRHVRDLHVNKGNGRLMAVHERSRNFVPSSKKPAKQFTTNVRSGVMSPGASLSGMSPLARNTPSPGAGEGGATLTVAPPAVGARPPLDPLFVAAPPRAQRLTHSEAYIRYIEGLHSEQKYITPWEKSLTPMPINPDPAQFNMHKVPAHWMTEEAINGYLAQDKSLSETDIQKMDQNSKILKGLCALRDFMMKDALYLSKTVYGSNT; the protein is encoded by the exons GGAGAAATCTGCCAGCAATTATATGACACAATTCGATCCTACAAGAAAGAAGATGGTACATTGCTCTGTGACTCGTTCATCAGAGCTCCGAAGAGGCGCCAAGAACCACAGTATTATGAAGTTGTATCCCAACCTATTGACTTGTTGaga GTTCAACAGAAACTGAAAACAGATACTTATGAGGACATTGAGGAGTTGTCTGCGGACATTGAGCTGTTGGTGAACAATGCGAAAGCATTCTACAAGCCTGACACAGTGGAGTACAGGGATGCGGTCGACCTCTGGAAACTTTACATGCAGACTAAACAGGCTTTGGAGAATG GTGAAGACATTAAGATACCCAAACTGTCTCGCAATGGTTCATCCAGCCGGAGATCTGATGTGGCCGAGGATCTCTCAGAAACCTCCACCAATAATGAAGAGGATAATGTGTTTGAGGAACTGTTTAATGCT GTGATGACAGCAAACAGTGATGGCCGACCTCTCTACTCTGCGTTCCAGTTCCTACCATCCAAGCGTCGTTACCCAGAGTATTATAGCATTATAGATTCTCCCATAGACCTGAAGACCATCGCGCAGAAGATTCAGTGCGGAGAGTACAGCAACTTGACAGAATTGGAGAAGGATCTGCTGCTTATGGTTAGAAACGCCTGCCATTTCAATGAACCGGGCAGCCAGATCTATAAGGATGCTAAGACTTTGAAGAAg GTTATACTACAGGTGATACAAATGCGTAAACAAGAGATTGACCAGCACGGCCGCAGTGGACCGGCGAAGACTTCCGAACGTATCCGAAGTAAGAGGACTTCGAGAGTTGGGCCCGTGCCCAATAGTAAGGCGCTGGCCATCATGGAACCACCTGGCTCAGACACCGAGCCTGATGTAAAG CATTCAGAAGACAGCGCCGGTGAAAGTGACGAGGAGAAAAATGAGAACGAAGACTCGCCGCAATGGAAACTTCTGGAAACAATCAAGAACCATTTGGGTCCAAACG GTTTAGAGGCTTTCTGGAAGCTTCCATCTCGTCGGGCGTACCCCGACTACTACAAGGAGATCAAGAACCCAGTGTCTTTGAACCAGATTAAGAATAAGATCAGACGGGGCAACTACGGGACGTTGTCTGAAGTGGCTGGTGATATGAACATCATGTTTGAGAATGCGAAACAGTACAACATACCTACTTCAAGATTGTATAAGGACGCTGTGAAACTGCAAAG AATAATGCAGCAGCGCGTCCAAGAGTTGCTGGACATCGTGCAGAGTTCTTCAAGCGACGATGAGAGTCTCTCGTCCGTGAAGAACCAAGCCCAACAAACGCCCAGACCAAGAG GCCGTCCACGTTTGAACCCCGTGCAAGGGGCATCAGCTCCTTCGCCAATCAGCACCCCGGTCAAGTCCAACCTACCTTTGAAGAAGAAACTCCACTACGTATCGAAACAACTGGTAGAGTTCACCTGTTCCGATGGCAGACAACCCATGTTGTTGTTTATGGAGAAACCTAGCAAGAAACTGTATCCAGAGTACTATAATGTGATTGAAAAGCCGATAGATATGATCACTATTGAAGCTAATATTAAG AATGACCGCTACAACTCAATTGACGAGATGGTATCAGATTTCCGTCTAATGTTCTCCAACTGCCGTCAGTTCAACGAGGAAGGTTCAATGATATACGAAGACGCGAATCTTCTAGAACGCGTGATGAATGAGAAACTTAAAGAAGTACAATCTGGCTTTGAGAAGAAAACTCCTCTCAAAGTTTCTAAGGTGGCTAAACATAGGCAACTGTCGCCGTTTGAACAGAAACTAAGGACGTTGTATGACGCTATCAGAGATTATAGGGATCCTAAAGGTTGGTGTTTTAAGAGATTACAAA CTAACCGGCAACTAGCGTTGATCTTCATGAAACTACCAAGTAAAATAGAGTACCCAGACTACTATGAACTAATCAAAAACCCTATAGACATGGAGAAAATAGCCCATAAACTGAAGAATAATGTCTACGGATCAGTGAACGAGTTGGCTTCAGATTTTATACTGATGTTTGATAACGCTTGCAAGTACAACGAACCAGACTCGCAGATATATAAAGATGCGTTGATACTACATCGAGTGTGTTTGCAGACCAAACAGATGTTGAG GGAGGACGATGACGCAGTGCCGGATGTACCGGCCGCAGTACAGGAGCTCCTGCTCAATCTGTTCACCAGCGTCTACAATCATCAAGATGAAGAGGGCAG ATGCTACTCGGACAGTATGGCGGAGTTACCAGAGCATGACGAGGCAGCCAACGGTGAGAAGGTGCGCGCCATCTCCCTGGACCTGGTGAAGCGGAGGCTGGACAAGGGCCTCTACAAACGGCTCGACCACTTCCAACAGGACATGTTTGCTGTCTTTGAAAG GGCCCGTCGTCTATCACGGACGGACAGTCAGATCTTTGAGGACTCGGTGGAACTTCAGTCGTATTACATAGACCAGCGCGACCAACTGTGTCGTGGTACCCTACAGTCGCCGGCGTTGGCCTTCACTCGGGACACCATGGCCACTAGTGTGGAACTCGTCAAGCAGTGCAAACTGCTGCAGGAGAACGAAGATGAGGATGAGACCAG GTCAAGTACGGACGACTCGATGCCATCGGGCGGCGCCCCGCTGCTAATGACGGCGTACCGCAAGGGGGACTTCGTGTACGTGCAGCCCGACAAGGGGAACAAGGAGCCCGGCATCGTGCAGGTCGAGCGGGTCTGGACCAACAACGAGGGCGTGCCCTGCATGTACTGCATCGTCTACTACAG ACCTCACGAGACGTTCCACGTGCGCACGCGCAAGTTCCTGCAGCAGGAGGTGTTCAAGACGGAGGCACACCGCGTGGTACCCCTGGACCAGGTCGTCGGACACTGCTACGTCATGAACGTCAAGGAGTACTTCAAGTTTAGACCTGAAG gTTTCGCGGACAAAGACGTGTACGTATGCGAGAGTCGGTACAACACCAAGTTGCGCTGGTTCAAGAAGATCAAAGTGTGGGAGGGAGCCGAGAAAGAAGTCACACTTACACCTAGAGAA GTTCCACTAGAGCCCAATAGAACCGTATCCGTATTCCGTGAGCGCGTGGAGAAGCACAAAGACGAGCTGGCCGAGCTGGAGGTGCTGGAGAATGTACACGAGAAGGAGAGAccg GACGTAGTGATGTATAATCCGCTGGGCACTGACGACGAGAACACGTACTACGAGCAGTACAACACGGTCTGCTCCGGCGTCATTAAGACGGGAGACTACGTGTACGTGGTCACCGATGGGGGGAAGCAGATGATCGCGCAAGTTGATACCATCTGGGAGACCGGAGA CAACAAATGTTACTTCCGCGGTCCATTCCTGATCTTCCCGTCGGAGGTGGCGAATATCATAAACAAG CCCTTCTACAAGCAAGAAGTGTTGTTGACGACGATGCACGACACTAGTCCCCTAGTGGGCATCGTCGGCAAGTGCTCCGTGCTTGATTATGATGATTATCTTAAGT GTCGTCCGACAGAGATATCAGAGAGCGACGTGTACGTGTGCGAGTCCGTGTACGACGAGTCCAACCGCATCGCGCGGAAACTCAAGTCGGGACTGCGCAAGTTTGAACACACCAAGGATGTTACTGTCGATGAG ATCTACTTCTTCCCGAAGCCGCTGGGTCCCCCAGCGCTGGCTACTCCTCAGGAAGTACAGTCTACGTCCAGTGCGTTCACGCAGAAACAGTTCAACCCTAACACCAACTCTATGGACTCCATC GACGTGAAGCCTCAGTTCACAAACCTGATCAACACCACAATAGGCAGTCAGGACGTGGAGATGATTCTGGAGAACTCGCTCGATGACTCCTCACTCGCGTCGCCGGCCACGCCGCTGAGTatag GTGGTAACAGCAATCCCTACAACCCATCGATGACGGCGACACCGACGCAGGAACGTTCGAACAGCACAGCCACCCCGGCCAGTAGCAAGAAGAAGAAGGACAACAAACAGAAGATAGTCACCGGTTACATTCTCTACTCCAGCGAGGTCAGGCGAGCCATCGTGGCCAACAATCCCGAGTCTACTTTcg CTAGCAAGGACAAATCTTTCAGATTGG GCGAGATCTCGAGGATCGTGGGCAACGAGTGGAGGTCCCTGCCGGCGTCCACGAAGCAGAGCTGGGAGGAGAGGGCGGCGCGCTGCAACGAGGAGACCTCCGCGCGCCTGGCTGAGGAGATGCGGGAACTCGCGCAACAC ACTCCGATGGAAACGACGTATGAGTGTGCGTGGGACACGTGTGACTACCAGTTCGAAGACCTGGCGGACTGCATGGAGCACTGCATCGGGGATGGAGGTAACA TGATCGGTACATTTATCGAAACCAAGAAACCAAAATTAGAAC CGGGGCACGTCCAGCAACACTACCGCGGGACTCTGACCGAGTACCCGTGCGTCTGGCGCAACTGCGCGCGCGTGCGCAAGGGCCAGGCGCCCTTCCCCAACCTGCCGCGTCTACTGCGGCACGTGCGCGACCTGCACGTCAATAAAGGAAACGGCAGGCTCATGGCCGTGCATGAGAGGTCCAG AAACTTCGTGCCGTCTTCTAAGAAGCCAGCCAAACAGTTCACAACCAACGTACGCAGTGGTGTCATGTCGCCAGGAG CGTCTCTATCGGGCATGTCCCCCCTGGCCCGCAACACGCCGTCCCCCGGCGCGGGCGAGGGCGGGGCCACGCTGACGGTGGCGCCCCCCGCCGTCGGCGCGCGGCCCCCGCTCGACCCACTGTTCGTAGCCGCGCCGCCTAGGGCGCAGAGACTTACGCACTCCGAGGCTTATATCAG ATACATTGAAGGCCTTCATTCAGAACAGAAGTACATTACGCCTTGGGAGAAGTCTTTAACGCCGATGCCAATTAACCCAGACCCGGCGCAGTTCAACATGCACAAGGTTCCAGCGCACTGGATGACAGAAGAAGCCATAAATGGATACCTAGCACAAGACAAAAGTCTATCGGAAACCGATATACAAAAAATGGATCAAAACTCTAAAATCCTAAAAGGGCTTTGCGCATTGAGAGATTTCATGATGAAAGACGCGCTGTATCTTTCCAAAACTGTGTACGGTAGTAATACTTAA
- the LOC118270246 gene encoding protein polybromo-1 isoform X6 has protein sequence MSKRRRASSGASRGADLDDSDDGIELSNPGPPPSARKRKKLDPGEICQQLYDTIRSYKKEDGTLLCDSFIRAPKRRQEPQYYEVVSQPIDLLRVQQKLKTDTYEDIEELSADIELLVNNAKAFYKPDTVEYRDAVDLWKLYMQTKQALENGEDIKIPKLSRNGSSSRRSDVAEDLSETSTNNEEDNVFEELFNAVMTANSDGRPLYSAFQFLPSKRRYPEYYSIIDSPIDLKTIAQKIQCGEYSNLTELEKDLLLMVRNACHFNEPGSQIYKDAKTLKKVILQVIQMRKQEIDQHGRSGPAKTSERIRSKRTSRVGPVPNSKALAIMEPPGSDTEPDVKHSEDSAGESDEEKNENEDSPQWKLLETIKNHLGPNGLEAFWKLPSRRAYPDYYKEIKNPVSLNQIKNKIRRGNYGTLSEVAGDMNIMFENAKQYNIPTSRLYKDAVKLQRIMQQRVQELLDIVQSSSSDDESLSSVKNQAQQTPRPRGRPRLNPVQGASAPSPISTPVKSNLPLKKKLHYVSKQLVEFTCSDGRQPMLLFMEKPSKKLYPEYYNVIEKPIDMITIEANIKNDRYNSIDEMVSDFRLMFSNCRQFNEEGSMIYEDANLLERVMNEKLKEVQSGFEKKTPLKVSKVAKHRQLSPFEQKLRTLYDAIRDYRDPKGWCFKRLQTNRQLALIFMKLPSKIEYPDYYELIKNPIDMEKIAHKLKNNVYGSVNELASDFILMFDNACKYNEPDSQIYKDALILHRVCLQTKQMLREDDDAVPDVPAAVQELLLNLFTSVYNHQDEEGRCYSDSMAELPEHDEAANGEKVRAISLDLVKRRLDKGLYKRLDHFQQDMFAVFERARRLSRTDSQIFEDSVELQSYYIDQRDQLCRGTLQSPALAFTRDTMATSVELVKQCKLLQENEDEDETRSSTDDSMPSGGAPLLMTAYRKGDFVYVQPDKGNKEPGIVQVERVWTNNEGVPCMYCIVYYRPHETFHVRTRKFLQQEVFKTEAHRVVPLDQVVGHCYVMNVKEYFKFRPEGFADKDVYVCESRYNTKLRWFKKIKVWEGAEKEVTLTPREVPLEPNRTVSVFRERVEKHKDELAELEVLENVHEKERPDVVMYNPLGTDDENTYYEQYNTVCSGVIKTGDYVYVVTDGGKQMIAQVDTIWETGDNKCYFRGPFLIFPSEVANIINKSMFDFQPFYKQEVLLTTMHDTSPLVGIVGKCSVLDYDDYLKCRPTEISESDVYVCESVYDESNRIARKLKSGLRKFEHTKDVTVDEIYFFPKPLGPPALATPQEVQSTSSAFTQKQFNPNTNSMDSIDVKPQFTNLINTTIGSQDVEMILENSLDDSSLASPATPLSIGGNSNPYNPSMTATPTQERSNSTATPASSKKKKDNKQKIVTGYILYSSEVRRAIVANNPESTFASKDKSFRLGEISRIVGNEWRSLPASTKQSWEERAARCNEETSARLAEEMRELAQHTPMETTYECAWDTCDYQFEDLADCMEHCIGDGGNMIGTFIETKKPKLEPGHVQQHYRGTLTEYPCVWRNCARVRKGQAPFPNLPRLLRHVRDLHVNKGNGRLMAVHERSRNFVPSSKKPAKQFTTNVRSGVMSPGASLSGMSPLARNTPSPGAGEGGATLTVAPPAVGARPPLDPLFVAAPPRAQRLTHSEAYIRYIEGLHSEQKYITPWEKSLTPMPINPDPAQFNMHKVPAHWMTEEAINGYLAQDKSLSETDIQKMDQNSKILKGLCALRDFMMKDALYLSKTVYGSNT, from the exons GGAGAAATCTGCCAGCAATTATATGACACAATTCGATCCTACAAGAAAGAAGATGGTACATTGCTCTGTGACTCGTTCATCAGAGCTCCGAAGAGGCGCCAAGAACCACAGTATTATGAAGTTGTATCCCAACCTATTGACTTGTTGaga GTTCAACAGAAACTGAAAACAGATACTTATGAGGACATTGAGGAGTTGTCTGCGGACATTGAGCTGTTGGTGAACAATGCGAAAGCATTCTACAAGCCTGACACAGTGGAGTACAGGGATGCGGTCGACCTCTGGAAACTTTACATGCAGACTAAACAGGCTTTGGAGAATG GTGAAGACATTAAGATACCCAAACTGTCTCGCAATGGTTCATCCAGCCGGAGATCTGATGTGGCCGAGGATCTCTCAGAAACCTCCACCAATAATGAAGAGGATAATGTGTTTGAGGAACTGTTTAATGCT GTGATGACAGCAAACAGTGATGGCCGACCTCTCTACTCTGCGTTCCAGTTCCTACCATCCAAGCGTCGTTACCCAGAGTATTATAGCATTATAGATTCTCCCATAGACCTGAAGACCATCGCGCAGAAGATTCAGTGCGGAGAGTACAGCAACTTGACAGAATTGGAGAAGGATCTGCTGCTTATGGTTAGAAACGCCTGCCATTTCAATGAACCGGGCAGCCAGATCTATAAGGATGCTAAGACTTTGAAGAAg GTTATACTACAGGTGATACAAATGCGTAAACAAGAGATTGACCAGCACGGCCGCAGTGGACCGGCGAAGACTTCCGAACGTATCCGAAGTAAGAGGACTTCGAGAGTTGGGCCCGTGCCCAATAGTAAGGCGCTGGCCATCATGGAACCACCTGGCTCAGACACCGAGCCTGATGTAAAG CATTCAGAAGACAGCGCCGGTGAAAGTGACGAGGAGAAAAATGAGAACGAAGACTCGCCGCAATGGAAACTTCTGGAAACAATCAAGAACCATTTGGGTCCAAACG GTTTAGAGGCTTTCTGGAAGCTTCCATCTCGTCGGGCGTACCCCGACTACTACAAGGAGATCAAGAACCCAGTGTCTTTGAACCAGATTAAGAATAAGATCAGACGGGGCAACTACGGGACGTTGTCTGAAGTGGCTGGTGATATGAACATCATGTTTGAGAATGCGAAACAGTACAACATACCTACTTCAAGATTGTATAAGGACGCTGTGAAACTGCAAAG AATAATGCAGCAGCGCGTCCAAGAGTTGCTGGACATCGTGCAGAGTTCTTCAAGCGACGATGAGAGTCTCTCGTCCGTGAAGAACCAAGCCCAACAAACGCCCAGACCAAGAG GCCGTCCACGTTTGAACCCCGTGCAAGGGGCATCAGCTCCTTCGCCAATCAGCACCCCGGTCAAGTCCAACCTACCTTTGAAGAAGAAACTCCACTACGTATCGAAACAACTGGTAGAGTTCACCTGTTCCGATGGCAGACAACCCATGTTGTTGTTTATGGAGAAACCTAGCAAGAAACTGTATCCAGAGTACTATAATGTGATTGAAAAGCCGATAGATATGATCACTATTGAAGCTAATATTAAG AATGACCGCTACAACTCAATTGACGAGATGGTATCAGATTTCCGTCTAATGTTCTCCAACTGCCGTCAGTTCAACGAGGAAGGTTCAATGATATACGAAGACGCGAATCTTCTAGAACGCGTGATGAATGAGAAACTTAAAGAAGTACAATCTGGCTTTGAGAAGAAAACTCCTCTCAAAGTTTCTAAGGTGGCTAAACATAGGCAACTGTCGCCGTTTGAACAGAAACTAAGGACGTTGTATGACGCTATCAGAGATTATAGGGATCCTAAAGGTTGGTGTTTTAAGAGATTACAAA CTAACCGGCAACTAGCGTTGATCTTCATGAAACTACCAAGTAAAATAGAGTACCCAGACTACTATGAACTAATCAAAAACCCTATAGACATGGAGAAAATAGCCCATAAACTGAAGAATAATGTCTACGGATCAGTGAACGAGTTGGCTTCAGATTTTATACTGATGTTTGATAACGCTTGCAAGTACAACGAACCAGACTCGCAGATATATAAAGATGCGTTGATACTACATCGAGTGTGTTTGCAGACCAAACAGATGTTGAG GGAGGACGATGACGCAGTGCCGGATGTACCGGCCGCAGTACAGGAGCTCCTGCTCAATCTGTTCACCAGCGTCTACAATCATCAAGATGAAGAGGGCAG ATGCTACTCGGACAGTATGGCGGAGTTACCAGAGCATGACGAGGCAGCCAACGGTGAGAAGGTGCGCGCCATCTCCCTGGACCTGGTGAAGCGGAGGCTGGACAAGGGCCTCTACAAACGGCTCGACCACTTCCAACAGGACATGTTTGCTGTCTTTGAAAG GGCCCGTCGTCTATCACGGACGGACAGTCAGATCTTTGAGGACTCGGTGGAACTTCAGTCGTATTACATAGACCAGCGCGACCAACTGTGTCGTGGTACCCTACAGTCGCCGGCGTTGGCCTTCACTCGGGACACCATGGCCACTAGTGTGGAACTCGTCAAGCAGTGCAAACTGCTGCAGGAGAACGAAGATGAGGATGAGACCAG GTCAAGTACGGACGACTCGATGCCATCGGGCGGCGCCCCGCTGCTAATGACGGCGTACCGCAAGGGGGACTTCGTGTACGTGCAGCCCGACAAGGGGAACAAGGAGCCCGGCATCGTGCAGGTCGAGCGGGTCTGGACCAACAACGAGGGCGTGCCCTGCATGTACTGCATCGTCTACTACAG ACCTCACGAGACGTTCCACGTGCGCACGCGCAAGTTCCTGCAGCAGGAGGTGTTCAAGACGGAGGCACACCGCGTGGTACCCCTGGACCAGGTCGTCGGACACTGCTACGTCATGAACGTCAAGGAGTACTTCAAGTTTAGACCTGAAG gTTTCGCGGACAAAGACGTGTACGTATGCGAGAGTCGGTACAACACCAAGTTGCGCTGGTTCAAGAAGATCAAAGTGTGGGAGGGAGCCGAGAAAGAAGTCACACTTACACCTAGAGAA GTTCCACTAGAGCCCAATAGAACCGTATCCGTATTCCGTGAGCGCGTGGAGAAGCACAAAGACGAGCTGGCCGAGCTGGAGGTGCTGGAGAATGTACACGAGAAGGAGAGAccg GACGTAGTGATGTATAATCCGCTGGGCACTGACGACGAGAACACGTACTACGAGCAGTACAACACGGTCTGCTCCGGCGTCATTAAGACGGGAGACTACGTGTACGTGGTCACCGATGGGGGGAAGCAGATGATCGCGCAAGTTGATACCATCTGGGAGACCGGAGA CAACAAATGTTACTTCCGCGGTCCATTCCTGATCTTCCCGTCGGAGGTGGCGAATATCATAAACAAG AGCATGTTTGACTTCCAGCCCTTCTACAAGCAAGAAGTGTTGTTGACGACGATGCACGACACTAGTCCCCTAGTGGGCATCGTCGGCAAGTGCTCCGTGCTTGATTATGATGATTATCTTAAGT GTCGTCCGACAGAGATATCAGAGAGCGACGTGTACGTGTGCGAGTCCGTGTACGACGAGTCCAACCGCATCGCGCGGAAACTCAAGTCGGGACTGCGCAAGTTTGAACACACCAAGGATGTTACTGTCGATGAG ATCTACTTCTTCCCGAAGCCGCTGGGTCCCCCAGCGCTGGCTACTCCTCAGGAAGTACAGTCTACGTCCAGTGCGTTCACGCAGAAACAGTTCAACCCTAACACCAACTCTATGGACTCCATC GACGTGAAGCCTCAGTTCACAAACCTGATCAACACCACAATAGGCAGTCAGGACGTGGAGATGATTCTGGAGAACTCGCTCGATGACTCCTCACTCGCGTCGCCGGCCACGCCGCTGAGTatag GTGGTAACAGCAATCCCTACAACCCATCGATGACGGCGACACCGACGCAGGAACGTTCGAACAGCACAGCCACCCCGGCCAGTAGCAAGAAGAAGAAGGACAACAAACAGAAGATAGTCACCGGTTACATTCTCTACTCCAGCGAGGTCAGGCGAGCCATCGTGGCCAACAATCCCGAGTCTACTTTcg CTAGCAAGGACAAATCTTTCAGATTGG GCGAGATCTCGAGGATCGTGGGCAACGAGTGGAGGTCCCTGCCGGCGTCCACGAAGCAGAGCTGGGAGGAGAGGGCGGCGCGCTGCAACGAGGAGACCTCCGCGCGCCTGGCTGAGGAGATGCGGGAACTCGCGCAACAC ACTCCGATGGAAACGACGTATGAGTGTGCGTGGGACACGTGTGACTACCAGTTCGAAGACCTGGCGGACTGCATGGAGCACTGCATCGGGGATGGAGGTAACA TGATCGGTACATTTATCGAAACCAAGAAACCAAAATTAGAAC CGGGGCACGTCCAGCAACACTACCGCGGGACTCTGACCGAGTACCCGTGCGTCTGGCGCAACTGCGCGCGCGTGCGCAAGGGCCAGGCGCCCTTCCCCAACCTGCCGCGTCTACTGCGGCACGTGCGCGACCTGCACGTCAATAAAGGAAACGGCAGGCTCATGGCCGTGCATGAGAGGTCCAG AAACTTCGTGCCGTCTTCTAAGAAGCCAGCCAAACAGTTCACAACCAACGTACGCAGTGGTGTCATGTCGCCAGGAG CGTCTCTATCGGGCATGTCCCCCCTGGCCCGCAACACGCCGTCCCCCGGCGCGGGCGAGGGCGGGGCCACGCTGACGGTGGCGCCCCCCGCCGTCGGCGCGCGGCCCCCGCTCGACCCACTGTTCGTAGCCGCGCCGCCTAGGGCGCAGAGACTTACGCACTCCGAGGCTTATATCAG ATACATTGAAGGCCTTCATTCAGAACAGAAGTACATTACGCCTTGGGAGAAGTCTTTAACGCCGATGCCAATTAACCCAGACCCGGCGCAGTTCAACATGCACAAGGTTCCAGCGCACTGGATGACAGAAGAAGCCATAAATGGATACCTAGCACAAGACAAAAGTCTATCGGAAACCGATATACAAAAAATGGATCAAAACTCTAAAATCCTAAAAGGGCTTTGCGCATTGAGAGATTTCATGATGAAAGACGCGCTGTATCTTTCCAAAACTGTGTACGGTAGTAATACTTAA